Proteins found in one Mycteria americana isolate JAX WOST 10 ecotype Jacksonville Zoo and Gardens chromosome 8, USCA_MyAme_1.0, whole genome shotgun sequence genomic segment:
- the LARS1 gene encoding leucine--tRNA ligase, cytoplasmic isoform X1, which yields MAERKGTAKVDFLKKIEKEIQQKWDDERVFEIDASDRQNQKSKGKYFVTFPYPYMNGRLHLGHTFSLSKCEFAVGYQRLKGKNCLFPFGLHCTGMPIKACADKLKREMELYGCPPEFPDEEEEEEENSAKKEEEIIIKDKAKGKKSKAAAKTGSSKYQWGIMKSLGLSDEEVVSFSEAEHWLDYFPPLAVQDLKSMGLKVDWRRSFITTDVNPYYDSFVRWQFLTLKERNKIKFGKRYTIYSPKDGQPCMDHDRQTGEGVGPQEYTLIKMKVLDPYPVKLSGLRGKNIFLVAATLRPETMFGQTNCWVRPDMKYIGFETVNGDIFICTQRAARNMSYQGFTKDNGVVPVVKELMGEEILGAALSAPLTSYKVIYALPMLTIKEDKGTGVVTSVPSDSPDDIAALRDLKKKQALRVKYGIKDEMVLPFEPVPIIEIPGYGNLCAPSVCDELKIQSQNDREKLAEAKERVYLKGFYEGVMLVDGFRGQKVQDVKKLIQKMMVDNDEAMIYMEPEKQVISRSADECVVALCDQWYLDYGEVNWKKQASECLKHLETFCEETRRNFEATLGWLQEHACSRTYGLGTRLPWDEQWLIESLSDSTVYMAYYTVAHLLQGGNLRGQGESPLGIRAHQMSKEVWDYIFFKAAPLPKTEIPKEKLDKLKEEFEFWYPVDLRVSGKDLVPNHLSYYLYNHVAMWSDQREKWPVAVRANGHLLLNSEKMSKSTGNFLTLTQAVDKFSADGMRLALADAGDTVEDANFVEAMADAGILRLYTWVEWVKEMIANRDSLRSGPANTFNDRVFASEMSAGIMKTDQNYEKMMFKEALKTGFFEFQAAKDKYRELAIEGMHRELVFQFIEVQTLLLAPICPHLCEHIWSLLGKPDSIMRASWPTAGPVDEVLIRSSQYLMEAAHELRLRLKSYMAPVKGKKSTKEPSQKPSHCTIYVAKNYPPWQHTTLSVLRKHYQVSGGQLPDNKVIASELNTLPELKKYMKKVMPFVAMIKENLEKNGSRVLDLELEFDERAVLMENIVYLTNSLELDHIEVKFASEAEDKIKEDCCPGKPFSIFRTEPSVSVFLVNPQPSNGHFSTKIEIRQGDNRETVIRRLMKMDRGIKDLSKVKLMRFDDPVLGPRRVPVLGKEEAEKTPILEQAIFHIDLDEKHVRITENGLTKDIGDTIVYLVH from the exons CAAAGGAAAGTACTTTGTTACATTTCCTTATCCCTACATGAACGGCCGCCTTCACCTGGGACACACGTTCTCTTTATCTAAATGTGAG TTTGCAGTTGGGTATCAGAGGCTAAAGGGAAAGAACTGCTTGTTTCCATTTGGCCTGCACTGCACTGGGATGCCTATAAAG GCTTGTGCAGAtaagttaaaaagagaaatggaattaTATGGCTGCCCACCTGAATTTcctgatgaagaggaagaggaggaagaaaattctgctaaaaaagaagaagaaattatcatcaaagacaaagcaaaaggcaaaaag AGTAAGGCTGCTGCCAAGACTGGCTCTTCCAAATACCAGTGGGGAATCATGAAGTCTTTGGGTCTTTCTGATGAAGAAGTAGTCAGTTTTTCTGAAGCTGAGCATTGGCTGGATTATTTCCCTCCCCTTGCTGTCCAGGATCTGAAAAGCATGGGATTGAAG GTGGATTGGAGGCGTTCTTTCATTACTACAGATGTTAATCCTTATTATGATTCCTTTGTACGATGGCAATTTCTTacattaaaggaaagaaataagattAAGTTTGGGAAACG ATATACAATTTATTCTCCAAAAGATGGACAGCCTTGTATGGATCATGACAGGCAAACGGGAGag GGTGTCGGGCCTCAAGAATACACGCTAATAAAAATGAAGGTGTTAGATCCTTATCCTGTAAAGTTAAG tggcttaagaggaaaaaatatcttcttgGTGGCTGCTACGCTCAGACCAGAGACTATGTTTGGACAGACTAACTGCTGGGTTCGCCCAGATATGAAGTACATCGGCTTTGAAACTGTGAATGGGGATATTTTTATCTGTACCCAAAGAGCTGCCAGGAACATGTCCTACCAGGGCTTTACAAAAGATAATGGAGTCGTACCTGTTGTCAAGGAGCTGATGGGAGAA GAGATTCTTGGCGCTGCGCTTTCTGCACCTCTCACCTCCTACAAAGTTATATATGCTCTTCCCATGCTCACGATCAAGGAAGATAAAG GAACTGGAGTGGTAACAAGTGTTCCCTCTGATTCTCCCGATGACATTGCAGCCCTgagagatttgaaaaaaaaacag GCTTTGAGGGTGAAGTACGGCATCAAAGATGAAATGGTCCTGCCCTTTGAACCG GTGCCCATCATTGAAATCCCAGGCTATGGCAACCTTTGTGCTCCATCAGTCTGTGATGAGCTCAAAATCCAGAGTCAGAACGACAGAGAGAAACTTGCTGAGGCCAAGGAGAGAGTGTACCTGAAAGGGTTTTATGAGGGA GTAATGTTGGTGGATGGATTCAGAGGACAAAAAGTTCAAGATGTCAAGAAGCTTATTCAGAAGATGATGGTGGATAAT GATGAAGCCATGATTTATATGGAACCTGAGAAACAAGTCATATCGAGGTCTGCTGATGAATGTGTCGTGGCCCTTTGTGACCAGTG GTATTTAGATTATGGTGAAGTGAACTGGAAGAAACAGGCATCAGAGTGCTTGAAACATCTAGAGAC GTTTTGTGAAGAGACTAGGAGAAATTTTGAAGCTACTTTAGGTTGGCTACAAGAGCACGCATGCTCCAGGACATATGGCTTAG GTACCCGATTACCTTGGGATGAGCAGTGGCTGATAGAGTCTCTCTCCGACTCGACTGTCTACATGGCCTATTACACAGTGGCTCATCTGTTACAGGGAGGTAACCTGAGGGGCCAAGGAGAATCTCCTCTAGGCATCAG GGCACATCAAATGAGCAAAGAAGTTTGGGATTACATCTTCTTCAAGGCAGCTCCGTTGCCTAAAACAGAGATTCCAAAAGAAAAGTTGGACAAGCTAAAGGAGGAGTTTGAATTTTGGTATCCTGTGGATCTCAGAGTTTCTGGCAAAGATCTTGTTCCAAATCATCTGTCGTACTACCTCTATAACCATGTGGCTATGTGGTCAGATCAAAG agaaaaatggccagtagCTGTGAGAGCAAATGGACATCTCCTTCTCAATTCTGAAAAG ATGTCTAAATCTACAGGCAACTTTCTTACCCTAACTCAAGCTGTTGACAAGTTTTCTGCAGATG GCATGCGCTTAGCCTTGGCTGATGCTGGAGACACTGTCGAAGATGCCAACTTTGTGGAAGCCATGGCAGATGCTGGTATTCTTCGTCTCTACACATGGGTGGAGTGGGTAAAGGAGATGATTGCAAACAGAGACAGTCTAAGAAGTGGTCCTGCCAACACCTTCAATGACAGAGTCTTTGCCAG TGAAATGAGTGCAGGCATAATGAAGACAGACCAAAATTATGAGAAGATGATGTTTAAGGAAGCTCTGAAAACTGGCTTCTTTGAATTTCAG GCAGCAAAAGATAAATATCGTGAGCTGGCGATAGAAGGAATGCACAGAGAGTTGGTGTTTCAGTTTATTGAAGTTCAGACTCTGCTCTTGGCTCCTATCTGTCCCCACTTATGTGAGCACATCTGGTCACTGCTGGGAAAG CCTGATTCCATCATGAGAGCCTCATGGCCGACAGCGGGTCCTGTGGATGAGGTACTAATTCGCTCCTCTCAGTACCTCATGGAAGCAGCTCATGAGCTCCGACTCCGCCTCAAGAGCTACATGGCACCTGTGAAAGGAAAG AAAAGTACTAAAGAACCTTCCCAGAAGCCTTCTCACTGTACCATCTACGTGGCAAAGAACTACCCGCCTTGGCAGCACACCACCTTATCAGTTCTGCGCAAGCACTATCAG GTCAGTGGAGGTCAACTGCCAGATAATAAAGTAATTGCCAGTGAGCTTAACACCTTGCCAGAGCTGAAGAAGTATATGAAGAAGGTTATGCCTTTTGTTGCCATGATTAAG GAAAATCTGGAGAAGAATGGTTCACGTGTTCTTGATCTGGAACTGGAATTTGATGAACGTGCAGTGCTTATGGAGAATATTGTCTATTTGACAAATTCCCTGGAG ttggATCACATTGAAGTGAAGTTCGCATCTGaagcagaagataaaataaaagaagactGCTGTCCTGGAAAACCATTTTCCATATTCAGAACTGAG CCCAGTGTGTCTGTATTTTTGGTGAACCCTCAACCATCAAATGGCCACTTCTCTACAAAAATTGAAATCAGGCAAGGAGACAACAGAGAGACAGTGATCAGACGCTTAATGAAGATGGACAGGGGAATCAAAG ATCTCTCTAAAGTGAAGCTGATGAGGTTTGATGATCCTGTGCTTGGGCCGCGCCGTGTTCCAGTCCTTGGCaaagaagaagcagagaaaacgCCTATTCTGGAGCAAGCCATCTTCCACATTGACCTGGACGAGAAACATGTTCGCATTACTGAGAATGGCCTGACAAAGGACATTGGTGACACAATTGTTTATCTGGTTCATTAA
- the LARS1 gene encoding leucine--tRNA ligase, cytoplasmic isoform X2 yields MNGRLHLGHTFSLSKCEFAVGYQRLKGKNCLFPFGLHCTGMPIKACADKLKREMELYGCPPEFPDEEEEEEENSAKKEEEIIIKDKAKGKKSKAAAKTGSSKYQWGIMKSLGLSDEEVVSFSEAEHWLDYFPPLAVQDLKSMGLKVDWRRSFITTDVNPYYDSFVRWQFLTLKERNKIKFGKRYTIYSPKDGQPCMDHDRQTGEGVGPQEYTLIKMKVLDPYPVKLSGLRGKNIFLVAATLRPETMFGQTNCWVRPDMKYIGFETVNGDIFICTQRAARNMSYQGFTKDNGVVPVVKELMGEEILGAALSAPLTSYKVIYALPMLTIKEDKGTGVVTSVPSDSPDDIAALRDLKKKQALRVKYGIKDEMVLPFEPVPIIEIPGYGNLCAPSVCDELKIQSQNDREKLAEAKERVYLKGFYEGVMLVDGFRGQKVQDVKKLIQKMMVDNDEAMIYMEPEKQVISRSADECVVALCDQWYLDYGEVNWKKQASECLKHLETFCEETRRNFEATLGWLQEHACSRTYGLGTRLPWDEQWLIESLSDSTVYMAYYTVAHLLQGGNLRGQGESPLGIRAHQMSKEVWDYIFFKAAPLPKTEIPKEKLDKLKEEFEFWYPVDLRVSGKDLVPNHLSYYLYNHVAMWSDQREKWPVAVRANGHLLLNSEKMSKSTGNFLTLTQAVDKFSADGMRLALADAGDTVEDANFVEAMADAGILRLYTWVEWVKEMIANRDSLRSGPANTFNDRVFASEMSAGIMKTDQNYEKMMFKEALKTGFFEFQAAKDKYRELAIEGMHRELVFQFIEVQTLLLAPICPHLCEHIWSLLGKPDSIMRASWPTAGPVDEVLIRSSQYLMEAAHELRLRLKSYMAPVKGKKSTKEPSQKPSHCTIYVAKNYPPWQHTTLSVLRKHYQVSGGQLPDNKVIASELNTLPELKKYMKKVMPFVAMIKENLEKNGSRVLDLELEFDERAVLMENIVYLTNSLELDHIEVKFASEAEDKIKEDCCPGKPFSIFRTEPSVSVFLVNPQPSNGHFSTKIEIRQGDNRETVIRRLMKMDRGIKDLSKVKLMRFDDPVLGPRRVPVLGKEEAEKTPILEQAIFHIDLDEKHVRITENGLTKDIGDTIVYLVH; encoded by the exons ATGAACGGCCGCCTTCACCTGGGACACACGTTCTCTTTATCTAAATGTGAG TTTGCAGTTGGGTATCAGAGGCTAAAGGGAAAGAACTGCTTGTTTCCATTTGGCCTGCACTGCACTGGGATGCCTATAAAG GCTTGTGCAGAtaagttaaaaagagaaatggaattaTATGGCTGCCCACCTGAATTTcctgatgaagaggaagaggaggaagaaaattctgctaaaaaagaagaagaaattatcatcaaagacaaagcaaaaggcaaaaag AGTAAGGCTGCTGCCAAGACTGGCTCTTCCAAATACCAGTGGGGAATCATGAAGTCTTTGGGTCTTTCTGATGAAGAAGTAGTCAGTTTTTCTGAAGCTGAGCATTGGCTGGATTATTTCCCTCCCCTTGCTGTCCAGGATCTGAAAAGCATGGGATTGAAG GTGGATTGGAGGCGTTCTTTCATTACTACAGATGTTAATCCTTATTATGATTCCTTTGTACGATGGCAATTTCTTacattaaaggaaagaaataagattAAGTTTGGGAAACG ATATACAATTTATTCTCCAAAAGATGGACAGCCTTGTATGGATCATGACAGGCAAACGGGAGag GGTGTCGGGCCTCAAGAATACACGCTAATAAAAATGAAGGTGTTAGATCCTTATCCTGTAAAGTTAAG tggcttaagaggaaaaaatatcttcttgGTGGCTGCTACGCTCAGACCAGAGACTATGTTTGGACAGACTAACTGCTGGGTTCGCCCAGATATGAAGTACATCGGCTTTGAAACTGTGAATGGGGATATTTTTATCTGTACCCAAAGAGCTGCCAGGAACATGTCCTACCAGGGCTTTACAAAAGATAATGGAGTCGTACCTGTTGTCAAGGAGCTGATGGGAGAA GAGATTCTTGGCGCTGCGCTTTCTGCACCTCTCACCTCCTACAAAGTTATATATGCTCTTCCCATGCTCACGATCAAGGAAGATAAAG GAACTGGAGTGGTAACAAGTGTTCCCTCTGATTCTCCCGATGACATTGCAGCCCTgagagatttgaaaaaaaaacag GCTTTGAGGGTGAAGTACGGCATCAAAGATGAAATGGTCCTGCCCTTTGAACCG GTGCCCATCATTGAAATCCCAGGCTATGGCAACCTTTGTGCTCCATCAGTCTGTGATGAGCTCAAAATCCAGAGTCAGAACGACAGAGAGAAACTTGCTGAGGCCAAGGAGAGAGTGTACCTGAAAGGGTTTTATGAGGGA GTAATGTTGGTGGATGGATTCAGAGGACAAAAAGTTCAAGATGTCAAGAAGCTTATTCAGAAGATGATGGTGGATAAT GATGAAGCCATGATTTATATGGAACCTGAGAAACAAGTCATATCGAGGTCTGCTGATGAATGTGTCGTGGCCCTTTGTGACCAGTG GTATTTAGATTATGGTGAAGTGAACTGGAAGAAACAGGCATCAGAGTGCTTGAAACATCTAGAGAC GTTTTGTGAAGAGACTAGGAGAAATTTTGAAGCTACTTTAGGTTGGCTACAAGAGCACGCATGCTCCAGGACATATGGCTTAG GTACCCGATTACCTTGGGATGAGCAGTGGCTGATAGAGTCTCTCTCCGACTCGACTGTCTACATGGCCTATTACACAGTGGCTCATCTGTTACAGGGAGGTAACCTGAGGGGCCAAGGAGAATCTCCTCTAGGCATCAG GGCACATCAAATGAGCAAAGAAGTTTGGGATTACATCTTCTTCAAGGCAGCTCCGTTGCCTAAAACAGAGATTCCAAAAGAAAAGTTGGACAAGCTAAAGGAGGAGTTTGAATTTTGGTATCCTGTGGATCTCAGAGTTTCTGGCAAAGATCTTGTTCCAAATCATCTGTCGTACTACCTCTATAACCATGTGGCTATGTGGTCAGATCAAAG agaaaaatggccagtagCTGTGAGAGCAAATGGACATCTCCTTCTCAATTCTGAAAAG ATGTCTAAATCTACAGGCAACTTTCTTACCCTAACTCAAGCTGTTGACAAGTTTTCTGCAGATG GCATGCGCTTAGCCTTGGCTGATGCTGGAGACACTGTCGAAGATGCCAACTTTGTGGAAGCCATGGCAGATGCTGGTATTCTTCGTCTCTACACATGGGTGGAGTGGGTAAAGGAGATGATTGCAAACAGAGACAGTCTAAGAAGTGGTCCTGCCAACACCTTCAATGACAGAGTCTTTGCCAG TGAAATGAGTGCAGGCATAATGAAGACAGACCAAAATTATGAGAAGATGATGTTTAAGGAAGCTCTGAAAACTGGCTTCTTTGAATTTCAG GCAGCAAAAGATAAATATCGTGAGCTGGCGATAGAAGGAATGCACAGAGAGTTGGTGTTTCAGTTTATTGAAGTTCAGACTCTGCTCTTGGCTCCTATCTGTCCCCACTTATGTGAGCACATCTGGTCACTGCTGGGAAAG CCTGATTCCATCATGAGAGCCTCATGGCCGACAGCGGGTCCTGTGGATGAGGTACTAATTCGCTCCTCTCAGTACCTCATGGAAGCAGCTCATGAGCTCCGACTCCGCCTCAAGAGCTACATGGCACCTGTGAAAGGAAAG AAAAGTACTAAAGAACCTTCCCAGAAGCCTTCTCACTGTACCATCTACGTGGCAAAGAACTACCCGCCTTGGCAGCACACCACCTTATCAGTTCTGCGCAAGCACTATCAG GTCAGTGGAGGTCAACTGCCAGATAATAAAGTAATTGCCAGTGAGCTTAACACCTTGCCAGAGCTGAAGAAGTATATGAAGAAGGTTATGCCTTTTGTTGCCATGATTAAG GAAAATCTGGAGAAGAATGGTTCACGTGTTCTTGATCTGGAACTGGAATTTGATGAACGTGCAGTGCTTATGGAGAATATTGTCTATTTGACAAATTCCCTGGAG ttggATCACATTGAAGTGAAGTTCGCATCTGaagcagaagataaaataaaagaagactGCTGTCCTGGAAAACCATTTTCCATATTCAGAACTGAG CCCAGTGTGTCTGTATTTTTGGTGAACCCTCAACCATCAAATGGCCACTTCTCTACAAAAATTGAAATCAGGCAAGGAGACAACAGAGAGACAGTGATCAGACGCTTAATGAAGATGGACAGGGGAATCAAAG ATCTCTCTAAAGTGAAGCTGATGAGGTTTGATGATCCTGTGCTTGGGCCGCGCCGTGTTCCAGTCCTTGGCaaagaagaagcagagaaaacgCCTATTCTGGAGCAAGCCATCTTCCACATTGACCTGGACGAGAAACATGTTCGCATTACTGAGAATGGCCTGACAAAGGACATTGGTGACACAATTGTTTATCTGGTTCATTAA